Proteins found in one Arthrobacter sp. U41 genomic segment:
- a CDS encoding YegP family protein, which yields MAGIFEIDEAGGKKYFFKLTAPDGTVVAVSPLFNTIKGAAAGIKAVRENAATGLVVDKSQGRGKAAPQKAAARQAPS from the coding sequence TTGGCTGGCATTTTTGAGATCGACGAGGCCGGCGGGAAGAAGTACTTCTTCAAGCTGACGGCGCCGGACGGAACAGTGGTCGCCGTTTCACCGCTGTTCAACACCATCAAGGGCGCTGCCGCGGGCATCAAGGCCGTGCGGGAGAACGCAGCGACCGGGCTGGTCGTCGACAAGTCCCAGGGCCGCGGCAAGGCCGCGCCCCAGAAGGCCGCAGCCAGGCAGGCCCCCAGCTAG